The following proteins are co-located in the Diorhabda carinulata isolate Delta chromosome 4, icDioCari1.1, whole genome shotgun sequence genome:
- the LOC130892474 gene encoding uncharacterized protein LOC130892474 — protein MVWVVPEDNQTTAYEFETEKYVESCKTERNYDICDQEPSTSTSSKSIDNAEEPNWKKGTDLQKPKDQALVPPHLRGKKRKKAVETTQPKRQGVKILSSSNIAKKYDILLDRRAILVDKQIEQINEELHFQKIKNKLEIEILKLKVEKEKKEQISV, from the exons ATGGTATGGGTTGTCCCAGAAGATAATCAGACTACAGCTTATGAATTCGAAACAgag AAATATGTAGAAAGTTGTAAGACTGAGAGAAATTATGACATTTGTGATCAAGAACCCTCTACCAGCACTAGTAGTAAA AGTATTGATAATGCAGAAGAACCCAACTGGAAAAAGGGCACTGATTTGCAAAAACCTAAAGATCAAGCTCTTGTTCCACCACATTTAAGAGGGAAAAAAAGAAAG aaagCAGTAGAAACAACACAACCGAAAAGACAAGGAGTCAAAATTCTGTCATCTTCAAATATTGCCAAAAAATACGACATACTTTTGGACCGGCGTGCCATTTTAGTGGACAAGCAAATTGAGCAAATAAACGAAGAAttacatttccaaaaaataaaaaacaaattggaaATTGAGATTCTCAAGTTGAAagttgaaaaggaaaaaaaggagCAGATTAGTGTATAG